The following is a genomic window from Actinomadura sp. WMMB 499.
GGCGAGTTCCTCGCGGCGGAGCCCGGCGACGCGGCGGGGGCCGGGCAGCGGGACGACGCCCGCGTCCGCGGGGGTCAACCGCGCACGCCGGGCCTGCAGGAACTCGCTGAGCTGCGTCGAAACCGCCATGACGTCGAGTATGCCCGGCTTCGCGGCGGTGAGCCTGACCCTGCCGTGCATACCCACAACGCGGGCTGGTGGCCGCCGTGGACGGCGGGTCAGGCTGGCGGAAACCCCACGAGAACGGACGGGATTTGCCATGCAGGAGATCGTGCTCGGTGACGTGACCGTCACGCGAGTCGTCGAGTACTACGGATCGGTCGAGATGTCCCCGGACGTCTTCTTCCCGGAGGCGCCGGAGCGGGCGTGGCGGGAACACGGGTCCTGGCTGGAACCGGACTTCGTCGACCCCGCCTCGAACGAGTGCGTCTCCGCGATCCAGACCTGGGTGCTGCGCAGTGAGGGCCGGACGATCCTCGTCGACACCGGTGTCGGCAACCACAAGGAGCGTCCGTACTCGCCGGTGTGGAGCCGCCGGAACACCGGCTTCCTCGGCGAGCTCGCGCGGGCGGGCGTCCGGCCGGAGGACGTCGACCTGGTGGTGAACACGCACCTGCACGTCGACCACGTCGGCTGGAACACCCGGCTGGACGACCGCGCGTGGGTGCCGACGTTCCCCAACGCCACGTACCTGATGCCGCGGCGCGACTTCGACTTCTGGAATCCGGCGAACGGCCACACCCCGCGGCTCGGGCGCGGCAACCAGAACGTGTTCGAGGACAGTGTGGCCCCGGTCCACGAGGCGGGGCAGGCGCTGCTGTGGGACGGCTCGCACACCATCGACCGGAACCTGCGGCTCGAACTCGCGCCCGGGCACACGCCGGGCTCCTCGGTGCTCGCGCTGGAGTCCGGCACCGACCGGGCCCTGTTCGTCGGTGACCTGCTGCACACGCCGCTGCAGTTCGTGGAGGCCGACGTCAACAGCTGCTTCTGCGAGGACCCGGCCGAGGCCAGGGCGACCCGGCGGCGGCTGTTCGGCCGGGCCGACGAGACCGGCGCGCTCGTCCTGCCCGCCCATCTGGGCGGCCACGGCGCCGCCGAGGTGGCGCGGGACGGCGACGGGTTCGCGATCAGGGCGTGGGGCCCGTTCGCCCGTATCTGAAGGAGGAACGTGATGTCCGATCCGATCGTGACCACCGCCGCGGGCGACGTCCGCGGTACCGAAGGCGACGTGCGCCGCTTCCTCGGCGTCCCGTACGCCGCGCCGCCGCGGGGCGCGGGACGGTTCGCGCCGCCCCGCCCGCCCGAGCCGTGGACGGGCGTGCGCGACGCCCGGACGTTCGGCCCGACCGCCCCCCAGCCGCGACGGGACGCGTTCGGCGCGCTCGACATGTCGCCGTACTTCGGGCCCGGCTGGGTTCGCGGTGACGACCACCTCACCGTGAACGTGTGGGCGCCGCGCGGCGCCGCGCGCCGCCCGGTGATGGTGTTCGTGCACGGCGGCGGGTTCGTCGCGGGCTCGCCGCGGGCCGCGCTGTACGACGGCGCCGCGTTCGCCCGGGACGGCGCCGTCCTCGTGACGGTCGGCTACCGGCTCGGCGTCGCGGGGTTCCTCGACCTGCCGGGCGCGCCCCGCAACCGCGGCCTGCTGGACGTCCTCGCAGCACTGCGCTGGGTCCGGCGCGAGATCGGGGCGTTCGGCGGCGACCCCGGGAACGTCACCCTGTTCGGCCAATCCGCGGGCGCCACGATCGTCGCCGGGATGCTCGCGACGCGCGAGGCGGACGGGCTGTTCCGGCGGGCGATCGTGCAGAGCGGCAGCGGCCTCGGCGCGTTCGCCCCCGAGCAGGCGGCCCGGGTGACGGGCGCGGCGGCCGCGGCGCTCGGTGTCGCCGGGACGGCGGAGGGCTTCGCCGGTGTGCCCGACGAACGGCTCGTCGACGTCGTCCCCGAGCTGGGCGGCCTGGACCTGCGGACGGGCGAGCTGTTCGACCCGCTCGCCGGGCTCAGCCCGTTCGGCCTCGTCCTCGACCGGCAGCCCGCCCGGAGCCGTCTCGCGGATGTCGACCTGCTCGTCGGCACCAACGCCGAGGAGGGCAACCTGTACCTCGCGCCCCAGGGGAACCTGACCTCCTCGACCGCGCGGGACGTGCGCGAGACGGCGTCCGCCGTCCACGCCGACCCGGACGCGCTCGTCGCGGCGTACCGGTCGCGACGCCCGGACGCGGGGGAGGGCGAGGTCCGTTCGGCGATCCTGGGGGACGCGCTGTTCGGCACGGGCAGCCGGGCGCTCGCCGAGGCCCACGGGAACGCGCACGTGTACGAGTTCGTCTGGCGCTCGGGGGCGGTCGGCGGCCTGCTGGGCGCAGCGCACGCGGTGGAGGTCCCGTTCGTGTTCGGCCGCTTCGACCTCCCCGAACTGGGTGGCCCGCGGGGGCTGCTCGGCCCCGCGGAGCCGCCCGCGCCGCTCGCCGGGGAGATGCGCGCGGCCTGGGTCTCGTTCGCCCGGTCCGGCGATCCCGGCTGGCCGCCGTACGGCCGGGACGGGACGGTCCGCCGCTTCGGCGCGGCCCCGGAGACGACCATGCCGTCCGGCTCCTCGGTGTGGGAGCGTCCGGTCGGAGCGGTGTAGCCGACGGCCCCTCGGGTCCGGACCGGCGGCGCGGAGGGGCGATCACGGCTCGTCACGTCGCCCGTGAATCGGTCTCCGGGGCGGCGGGCGGAGCATCGCGCGGCGGCGCCGCGTGCGGATTCGGGGTCGGTGGTGCGCCGCGCGCGCCGTAGGCGGCGCGGGCGGCGCACCCGGCCGCGAGCGCGAGGAGGGCGGCGACGGCGGCGGCCGTGCGGAGCAGGCCGTCGGCGGAGGTGGGGGCCGCGAAGTAGACGCCGCCGAGTCCCGCGACGGCGACCACGCCGGCCAGCGTCGGGCCGGTGGCGTTGAGCGCCGACACCGCCGACGCCAGCCGCGGCTCCACCAGGGACGCGATCCGCGCGATCAGCGGGCTGTAGCCCGCCGCGTGCCCGGCCCCGGCGAGGACCAGCGGTGGTACGGACGCGTACAGGTGCCACTGCCCGCGGTCGAGGAGGGCCAGCGCGACCGCCCCGGACCCGAGCATGATCGGCCCCGCGACGGGGAGGGCGTCCCGTACCGGCCGCGGGTACCGGTCCCAGGTCAGGCTGACCAGGCCGAAGCCGATGGTGTAGGGCACGAACGCCAGCCCGGCCCGGAGGGGGGAGAAGCCCAGTGCGGACTGCAGGTGCAGGGTGAGGGTGAGCAGGAGAACGGTGTAGCAGCCCATGCCGAGCCAGCAGGCGGCCAGTCCCGGCTTCACGCCTTCCGGCCTGAGCGCCGCCAGGTCCAGCAGGGGGTGCCGTGCCCCGGCCTCGTGGCGGACGAACGCCGACAGGCCCGCGGCGCCGCCCGCGAGCGAGATCCAGGACCAGGCGGGGAAGCCGTGGTCGGGGCCGAAGACGAGCGGGACGATGAGCGCCGTCATCGCGACGGACAGGATCGCGACGCCGACGAGGTCGAGGCGTGCCCGCCCGACGGCGGGGGAGGCGGGGAGGAGGCGCGGGCCGAGCGCCAGCAGCACCGCGCCGACCGGGACGTTGAGCAGGAAGACGGGGCGCCAGCCGAGCCCGAACAGGTCGGCGCCGACGACGAGCCCGCCGACGACCTGCCCCAGCGCGACGCCGAGCGCGAGCACCATGCCGTACAGGCCGAGTGCCCGGCGCCGCGCCGTCCCGTCCCAGGTCAGCTGGATGAGCGAGAGTACCTGGGGGATCAGCAGCGCGGCGCCCGCGCCCTGCGCGACGCGGGCGAGGACGAGCGTGGCCGCGTCCGGCGCCAGCCCGCACAGCAGCGAGGCCCCCGTGAAGCAGCCGAGCCCGAGCAGGAACGCGCGCCGGTGCCCGACGACGTCGCCGATCCGCGCGCAGGTGACCAGCAGGACGCCGGTGGCCAGCAGGTAACCGGACACGATGAGCTGGATCGCCGTGCCGCCGGTGCCGAGTCCCGTCCGGATGCTCTGCGCCGCGACCGAGGCGATCGAGCCGTCCATGGACGCCATCAGCTGCCCGGTGAGCAGCACGGCCAGCATCGGCCGCCGGCGGGGGACCGCCGGACGAGTGGGGATGGTCATGCGCGCGAGCATCGGCTGTGCGCGCCGGTCCGGTCTTGAAGAAATATGCGGACCGGGACGCCGATGGCGCGGCGTAGGGTCATGTCGGTGCGTACTGCGAAGACGGTGGTCGAAAGCCCGCATTTCGTCATCAGGGCGGTGGAGTGCGAGGACGACCACACGCGCTGGTCCGCCCCCGAGACCTCGCCCGTCGCCGAGATCGTCCTGGTGCGGCGGGGCCGGTTCCGGCTCGACTGCCGGGGCGGGCGGGTGATGGCGGATCCCACCACCGGCTACGTGCACCGGCCGGGGGACGAGGTGCGCTTCGCCCATCCGGCGGGCGGCGACGCGTGCACGTCGGTCTCGTTCGCCGGCGGCGCGCTGACGGCGGGCACGCCGGCCGGGCCGAGGCTCGCCGTCCGCGTGGACGCGCGGCTCGAACTCGCCCACCGCCTGCTCCTGCGCACCGGCGCGGACCGGGCCTTCGCCGCCGCGGAGGCCGTCCTCGGGCTCCTGCTCCTGGTCCTGCGCGAGCAGCCCGACGCCCTGCCCGCACCGGGCCGGAAGGCTCTCGCGGACCGGGCGCGGGAGGCGATCGCCGCCGGTGAACCGGACGGCGCCGACCTGGTCGCGCTCGCCCGGCTGCTGGAGACGTCCCCCGCCCACCTGAGCCGGACGTTCCGTCACCACACGGGCATGTCCGTCAGCCGGTACCGCAACCGCGTCCGGATCAGCCGCGCGCTCGCCCGGATCGACGAGGGCGAGACCGACCTCGCCGGGCTCGCGGTCGGCACGGGGTTCAGCGACCAGGCCCACTTCACGCGCGTCATGCGGGACGTGCTGGGGCGCACGCCCGGCCGGGTCGTGCGGCTTCTCGGCGGCGGTCTCTCCCGGGACGGCGGCGCGCGGGTCAGTACTCGTACACCTTGATCAGCGGATCGTCCCCGTCCCAGGACGCGACGATCGACGACGTGCGGCGGTCGCCGCGGAAGTCGACGCGCAGCCGGTCCCGCGACTGCGTCACGCGCGTCTCGTACCCGGGGTTCGGCGTCGCCGACACCAGCCGCACCTCGCCGCCGTCCAGCGACATCGCGGCCTGCCCGCCCCGCAGCGCGTAGCTGCGGACGTTCCCGCGCGATGCGGCGGCGCGGGCCCGCCCGTCCGGACGGGCCGTCGAACCGGCGGTCGCGTCCGGCGGGCTCGCGCTGATCACCGGTCCGGCGATCGGCGGCTGCGCCGCCCGCTCGGTCACCGTCGCGCGCACCACGTCCCGGACGCCGAGCCACGACAGCGTCACCGCGAGCGCGGTCACCCCGACCCACGGGGCGACATACGACATCACGCGACGCATCGCCACATCGTGGCATACGGTTCCGCCATGGCAAGTGTTCTGGTGGTCGAGGACGACGCCGACGTGCGGGCCGCCCTGATCCGCGAGCTCGGCGCCCGCTCGCACGTCGTGCGCAGCGCCGGGACCGCGATGGACGCGCTGCGCGAGGTCACCCAGGAGCCGCCCGACCTCGTCATCCTCGACCTCGGGCTGCCCGACCTCGACGGCGCCGAGGTGCTGAAGATGCTCCGCGGCGTCTCCGACGTCCCGGTCGTCATCGCCACCGCCCGCGACGACGAACCCGAGATCGTCCGGCTGCTGAACGCGGGCGCCGACGACTACCTCGTCAAGCCGTTCTCCGCCGAGCACCTGAACGCCCGGCTCGCCGCCGTGCTGCGCCGGTCGGCGCGGTCCGGGCCCGCCGCGGAGCTGACCGTCGGCGGCCTGCACATCGACCTCGACCGCCGCGAGGCGGGCCTGGACGGCGCCGCCCTCGAGCTGACCCGCCGCGAGTTCGACCTGCTCGCCTACCTCGCCGCCCGGCCCGGCCGCGTCGTCGCCCGCCGCGAACTGCTGGCCGAGGTGTGGCGGCAGGCGTACGGCGACGACCAGACCATCGACGTGCACCTGTCGTGGCTGCGCCGCAAGCTCGGCGAGACCGCCGCCGCGCCCCGCTACCTGCACACCGTCCGCGGCGTCGGCGTCCGGCTCGCCCCGCCCGAACGGCCATGAGGCGCACGCTCGTCCTGGTGTCCCTCGCGGTCACCTCGATGGTCGCGCTCGCCTTCCTCATCCCGCTCGCCCTCACCGTCCGGGAGCTCTCCCGGGACCGCGCGCTCACCGCCGCCGAACGCCAGGCCAGCGCCCTCGGCCCCGTCCTCGCCGTCACCCGCGACCCGGCCGCCCTCGAACGCGCCGTCGCCAGCACCCGTGCGGGCGCCGCGGGCCGGATGACGCTGCACCTGCCGGACGGCGGGACCGTCCCGGCCCACCGCGGCGGCGTCAACGCCGACCCCCGCGAACTCGACCGCGCCGGCCGCCGCGGCCGCGCCTACACCGTCCGCGTGCCCGGCGGGTACGCGCTGCTGCAGCCGGTCGCCCTGGACGCCGGACGCAGCACCGTCATCGAGGTGTTCGTCCCGTCCGAGGACATGTCCCGCGGCGTGCCGGAGGCGTGGGCCGTCATGACGGCCGTCGCCGCGGCCCTCGTCGCCGGTTCGGTCGCCGTCGCCGACCGGCTCGGCAACCGGATGATCCGCTCCACCCGGCGGCTCGCCGTGGCCGCCGCCGCGTTCGGCGACGGCGAACTGAGCGTCCGCATCGAGCCCGACGGGCCGCCCGAGCTGATCGAGGCCGGGCGCGCCTTCAACGCGATGGCCGACCACGTCGTCCAGCTGCTGTCCGCCGAGCGCGAGATGGCGGCCGACCTCTCGCACCGGCTCCGCACCCCCCTCGCCGCGCTCCGGCTCAACGCCGAGGCCCTCGGCCCCGGCCCGGTCGCCGACGAGACCCGCGAGGCCGTCGACCGCATCGAACGCGAGGTCGACCAGATCATCCGCACCGTCCGCCGCCCCACCGGACGCGGCAGCTGCGACGCCGCGAAGGTCCTGCGGGAACGCGTCGAGTTCTGGTCCGTGCTCGCCGAGGACGAGGGCCGCGCCTGCGAGCTGATCGGCGCCGCGCAGCCCGCCCCGCTCCCGCTCCCCGGCACCGAACTCGCCGCCGCCGTCGACGCCCTGCTCGGCAACGTGTTCCGGCACACCGCCGAGGGCACCGGCTTCGCCGTCACCCTGCACATCGGCAAGGGCCTGACCGGGATCCTCGTCGCCGACGGCGGCCCCGGCATCGCCGACCCCGACGCCGCCCTGCGCCGCGGCAGCAGCGGCGGCGGCTCCACCGGCCTCGGCCTCGACATCGCCCGCCGCGCCGCCGAGTCCACCGGCGGCCACCTGCGCATCCACCGCTCGGTGTTCGGCGGCGCGCAGATCCAGATGTGGTTCCGCACGAAGTACCTGCCGCCGCCGCGCCGCTCCCGCCGCCTCGTCCGCCGCCGCCACGCCCGCTAGCCTCCGGCCCATGGACGTCACCGGAGTCGCGGTCACGTACAAGAAGCAGACCGCCTGCCCGAGCCACTTCGCCCGCATCGTCCTCGACTTCGAACCGGCGGACGCCTACACGTTCGTGAACGCGGTCCCGGCCGGCGCGATGCAGTACCCCGACTCCCAGGCCCGGTTCGTGCCCGTCGTCGACGAGACCGTCCACGAGCGACTGGAGACCGTCTTCGGCGCCGGACCGCCGCCCGTCCGGGTCACGCTCCGCCAGGCCCTCGACCACCCCGTCGACTCCTCGGACGCGAGCTTCCGCGCCGCCGCCCTGCACGCCGTCCGGGAGGCGCTCGACCGGGCGGGCCACCGCCTCGACGAGCGGATCCGCATCGAGGAGACCGCCGGAGCGCTGGGCCCGCCCGACCGCGTCCCGTACCTGCGCACGCTGCTCGACGAGCCCCGCCACCGCTTCCAGGCCCTCGACCTGTGCGGCGACCTGCTCGCCGAAGCACCACGCGACGCCGCCGCCCTCCTCCCCGCCCTCGCCCGCCTCGTGGATTCCCCGGACGACCGCGAAGCCCTCCGCGCCGTCCGCGTCCTCACCACCGCACCCCACGACCGCGCCCGCGAACTCGTCGCTCGTGCCGTGGAGCGCCCCGCCGGGCAGGCCCGCGACCGGGCCGTGCTGACCCTCGCCGAACGAGGCGACCCCCGTGCCGCCGAGCCCCTCGCCGAGCTCCTCGCCCGCGACCGCCTGCCGAAGGACGTCGAGTGGCCCGTCCACGCGATGAAGGCCCACGCATCGGTCGTGCTGCCCCCGATCCGAAGCCGGGTGGAGGCCGCGGTACCGGGTGCCCTCGAGCCGTTCCTGTTCGAGCTCGTGTGCCGGATCTCCCGCTGGGGCGCGACGGCCGCACCCCTGGCCCCGTCCCTGCGCGCTCTCGCCTCCGGAGCCGATGGCTGGACGTCCCGCGAACTGGCCCGAGCCCTCGACCGCATCGCACCGCCCCGCTGACCGGACGCGCGCCACCCTGCTCCGTCGAGAGCTGTGTGGTGGCGATCGAGTGGCTCGTCCTGGGGAACGCGCGTCCATCCCCGACGTCGTGCACGGCGCAGAGGTGCTCGCGGTTCCGGATGGTGCGGACTGCGGGCCGTCCCTGCGGTTACGTTCTTGCGCGCCGGGATGGAAGGTCGCATAAGTCTCGCTCAGTGCATCCCTAAGGGAGGCTTAAGGGGCGGGACGGGCGGGGCGCGGGTGCCTACGTTCGAGGTGTCACATCGCAGACACGGTGGAGGTGCACCGGCGGAAAGCGAAGCGGCGGCCGGACCCTCGCTCCGGCCAGGTTCCTGATTGAGACAGGATCCGGCCCGTACGGTCCCGTTACCCCGCTCTGGGACCGTGCGGGCCGTTTCCGCTTTCCCGGGGGACCGCGCCGAAGAGCAGGAGCCGGAAGGCGTCGGCGGTGCCGTCGGCGGTGGTGCCGCCGGTGGCGAGGCGGCGGATCGCGAGGCCGTACAGGAGCGCGACGACGGTCGGGGCGTGCCGTTCGGCGTCCGGGAGGCCGAGGGCGGTGAGGACGGCGGCGGCGAGGCGGTCGTAGGCCTCGACCGAGCGGGTGGAGGTCTCGCGGACGCCCGGGTCGCGGGCGGCGTGCAGGTGCAGTTCGAGGTTGGCGAGCTGCTCGGGGCCGCGGGCGAACTCGGTGACGGCCTTCTCGACCTGGTCGGGGGCCTGGCCGGGGGCGATACCGGCGTCGGCCAGGTCGGCGACGCGGGCGGTGATGCGGGCGATCTCGAGGTCGACGTAGGTCTGGAGCGCTTCGCGCAGCAGGGCGTCCTGGCTGGGGAAGTGGTAGGTCAGGGAGCCGAGGGAGACACCGGCCGCCTTGGCGACGGCGCGGTTGGTCACGGCGCCGATGCCCTGCTCGCCGATCAGGCGGAGGGTGGCGCTGAGGATCTGGTCGCGGGCGCTCATCGATGTTCAGTCTTCCGCACGCCCCGGGCCCGCGTTATCGTTCGTTCGAACGAACGAGAGGGGTGGTCGCGTGGACCTCGGGCTGGCCGGGCAGGCGAACGCGCTGGCGGAAGGCGACGTCTCGGCGGACGAGCTGGTGCGGGCGTCGCTGGAGGCGATCCGGCGGCGGGACGATCTGGGCGCGTTCCGCGTCGTGCGGGACGAGGCGGCCCTGCGGGAGGCAGCCGAGGCGGACGGGCGGCTGCGGGCCGGCGAGCGGCTCCCGCTGCTGGGCGTCCCGGTCGCGATCAAGGACGACACGGACCTGGCGGGGGAGACGACGCCGTTCGCGGTCGGGGGCGAGCACCCGGTCAGGACCGAGGACGCCGAGGTGGTGCGCAAGCTGCGGGCGGCCGGGGCGATCGTGGTCGGCAAGACGACGACGTGCGAGGTCGGGCTCTGGCCGTTCAGCGAGTCGCCGGAGTACGGGGTCGCGCGGAACCCGTGGAACCCCGCGTACACGCCCGGCGGTTCGTCGGGCGGGTCGGCGGCGGCCGTGGCGGCGGGGATGGTCGCGGCGGCGGTGGGCTCCGACGGGGCCGGGTCGATCCGGATCCCGGCGGCCTGGACCGGGCTGGTCGGGATCAAGCCGCAGCGGGGACGGGTGTCCGGGTTCCCGCACACCGACCCCTTCAACGGGATCACGGTGTGGGGGCCCCTGGCGCGCAGCGTCGAGGACGCGGCCCTGCTGCTGGACGTGCTGACGGGGAGCCGCCCGGAGGACGCCTACCGGCTGGACCCGCCGGTCCGTCCGTTCGCCGAGGCGGCCCGGCGGGAGCCGGGACGGCTGCGGGTGGCGGTGTCGTTCCGGACGGCGCTCGGCGTGCGCGGCAGGCTCGATCCGCAGATCCGGGCGGGCGTCGAGCGGCTGGCGCGGCGGCTGACGGACCTGGGGCACAAGGTGTTCCCCGCCGACCCCGACTACGGGCCGGTGGGGCTCGGGCTGATCCCGCGCGGGACGGCCGGGGTGGCCGACTGGCTCGACTCGATGGTCGACCCGCGGCCGGAGGCCCGGACGGCGGTCGAGGCGCGGATCGGGCGCCTGGTCGGCCGGCGGGCGCTGCCGCTGGCACGGAGGATGGACCCGCACCTCTGGCGCCGGGCCGGGCGCATCTTCCGGTACGCCGATGTCGTGCTCACCCCCACCACCGCGTCCACCCCCCTGCGGGTCGGGGCCTTCACGGGGGCCGGATACCGCAAGACCCAGTCCGGGGTCGCGGCGGCCTGCCCGTACGCGTGGACGTGGAACGTCCTCGGGTGGCCCGGCGTGAACGTGCCCGCCGGGCTCACCCGGGACGGCCTGCCGATCGGCGCGCAGCTCCTCGGCCACGACTCGGACGAGGCCACGCTGATCTCGCTCGCGGCCCAGCTGGAGGCGGTCGAGGGGTGGACGGAGCGGCGGGCCTGCTGAGAGGGCTCAGTACCCGGCGCCCGTCAGCATGCCGCCGTCCACGAGGACCTCGCTGCCGCTGCAGTAGGACGAGTCGTCCGACGCCAGGTAGACGACGAGGCCCGAGACCTCCTTCGTCTTGCCCATGCGCCCGAGCGGCAGCGCCTTCAGGAAGGCGTCGGCGCTGTCGGCGGTGGCGGCGACGACGTCCTCCTGCAGGGAGAGTTGCGTCAGGACGCCGCCGGGATGGATCGAGTTCACCCGGATGCCGTCCGCGCCCAGCTCGCGGGCGGCGGCCTTCGTCAGGCCGCGGATCCCGAACTTGCTCGCGCTGTAGGCGGCGAGGCCGGACGCGCCGATGAACCCCTCGGTCGACGACACGTTCACGATCGAACCGCCGCCCGCGTCCCGCATCGCCGCGGTCACCGACTTCACGCCGAGCCACTGGCCGACCAGGTTAACCTCCAGGACCTGCCGGAACTCGTCGACCGACATGTCCTCGATGCGCTTGTGCCGCATGATGCCCGCGTTGTTCACCAGGACGTTGAGGGCGCCGAACGTGTCGACGGCGGTCCTCACGGCGGTCTCCCAGTCGCCGGGGTCCGAGACGTCCATGCGGACGAACCGGACGTCGTCCCCGACGTCGGCCGCGAGCTTGGCGCCCTCCTCCGCGAGGACGTCGCCGAACACGACCTTCGCCCCCTCGGCGACGAACCGGCGCACGTGCGCCTTGCCCATCCCGCGCGCGCCCCCGGTGATCAGCGCCACCTTGCCGTCGAGCTGTCCCATCAACGCTCCCTTTCGCCGTGCCACCGCCCGTCAAGCTAGCGAACGCTTGGTTCGGCGAACAAGGCCGGTCCCGGTGGTCAGGACCGGAGCGCGTCCCGCGACAGCCGGTCCGCGCGCCGCGTCGTCTCCGGCAGGCGGTGGTCGGGCGCCAGCTCCAGGACGATCCGGCACGCGTCGTCGAGGCCGGTGCGGTGCCCGACGGACACGAACACCGGCTTCACGCCGTCCTGCGTCCGCAGCACCCGCCCGACGACCTCGCCGCCGGCGGTCAGCGGGCTCGCGTCGCCGCGCCGCGCGCCCGGCGCCGCGTGCTCGCCGACGAACGCCGTCTTGCCCACCCCGATCGACGGCAGGCCGGTCAGCACGCCGACATGGCAGGCGAGCCCGAACCGGCGCGGGTGCGCGACGCCGAAACCGTCGCAGACCAGCAGATCCGGGGACGTCTCCAGCCCGCGCAGCGCCTCGACCAGCGTGGGCAGCTCCCGGAAGGCGAACAGGCCGGGGACGTACGGGAAC
Proteins encoded in this region:
- a CDS encoding MBL fold metallo-hydrolase, with translation MQEIVLGDVTVTRVVEYYGSVEMSPDVFFPEAPERAWREHGSWLEPDFVDPASNECVSAIQTWVLRSEGRTILVDTGVGNHKERPYSPVWSRRNTGFLGELARAGVRPEDVDLVVNTHLHVDHVGWNTRLDDRAWVPTFPNATYLMPRRDFDFWNPANGHTPRLGRGNQNVFEDSVAPVHEAGQALLWDGSHTIDRNLRLELAPGHTPGSSVLALESGTDRALFVGDLLHTPLQFVEADVNSCFCEDPAEARATRRRLFGRADETGALVLPAHLGGHGAAEVARDGDGFAIRAWGPFARI
- a CDS encoding carboxylesterase/lipase family protein — protein: MSDPIVTTAAGDVRGTEGDVRRFLGVPYAAPPRGAGRFAPPRPPEPWTGVRDARTFGPTAPQPRRDAFGALDMSPYFGPGWVRGDDHLTVNVWAPRGAARRPVMVFVHGGGFVAGSPRAALYDGAAFARDGAVLVTVGYRLGVAGFLDLPGAPRNRGLLDVLAALRWVRREIGAFGGDPGNVTLFGQSAGATIVAGMLATREADGLFRRAIVQSGSGLGAFAPEQAARVTGAAAAALGVAGTAEGFAGVPDERLVDVVPELGGLDLRTGELFDPLAGLSPFGLVLDRQPARSRLADVDLLVGTNAEEGNLYLAPQGNLTSSTARDVRETASAVHADPDALVAAYRSRRPDAGEGEVRSAILGDALFGTGSRALAEAHGNAHVYEFVWRSGAVGGLLGAAHAVEVPFVFGRFDLPELGGPRGLLGPAEPPAPLAGEMRAAWVSFARSGDPGWPPYGRDGTVRRFGAAPETTMPSGSSVWERPVGAV
- a CDS encoding MFS transporter, whose product is MTIPTRPAVPRRRPMLAVLLTGQLMASMDGSIASVAAQSIRTGLGTGGTAIQLIVSGYLLATGVLLVTCARIGDVVGHRRAFLLGLGCFTGASLLCGLAPDAATLVLARVAQGAGAALLIPQVLSLIQLTWDGTARRRALGLYGMVLALGVALGQVVGGLVVGADLFGLGWRPVFLLNVPVGAVLLALGPRLLPASPAVGRARLDLVGVAILSVAMTALIVPLVFGPDHGFPAWSWISLAGGAAGLSAFVRHEAGARHPLLDLAALRPEGVKPGLAACWLGMGCYTVLLLTLTLHLQSALGFSPLRAGLAFVPYTIGFGLVSLTWDRYPRPVRDALPVAGPIMLGSGAVALALLDRGQWHLYASVPPLVLAGAGHAAGYSPLIARIASLVEPRLASAVSALNATGPTLAGVVAVAGLGGVYFAAPTSADGLLRTAAAVAALLALAAGCAARAAYGARGAPPTPNPHAAPPRDAPPAAPETDSRAT
- a CDS encoding AraC family transcriptional regulator → MRTAKTVVESPHFVIRAVECEDDHTRWSAPETSPVAEIVLVRRGRFRLDCRGGRVMADPTTGYVHRPGDEVRFAHPAGGDACTSVSFAGGALTAGTPAGPRLAVRVDARLELAHRLLLRTGADRAFAAAEAVLGLLLLVLREQPDALPAPGRKALADRAREAIAAGEPDGADLVALARLLETSPAHLSRTFRHHTGMSVSRYRNRVRISRALARIDEGETDLAGLAVGTGFSDQAHFTRVMRDVLGRTPGRVVRLLGGGLSRDGGARVSTRTP
- a CDS encoding response regulator transcription factor — encoded protein: MASVLVVEDDADVRAALIRELGARSHVVRSAGTAMDALREVTQEPPDLVILDLGLPDLDGAEVLKMLRGVSDVPVVIATARDDEPEIVRLLNAGADDYLVKPFSAEHLNARLAAVLRRSARSGPAAELTVGGLHIDLDRREAGLDGAALELTRREFDLLAYLAARPGRVVARRELLAEVWRQAYGDDQTIDVHLSWLRRKLGETAAAPRYLHTVRGVGVRLAPPERP
- a CDS encoding HAMP domain-containing sensor histidine kinase gives rise to the protein MRRTLVLVSLAVTSMVALAFLIPLALTVRELSRDRALTAAERQASALGPVLAVTRDPAALERAVASTRAGAAGRMTLHLPDGGTVPAHRGGVNADPRELDRAGRRGRAYTVRVPGGYALLQPVALDAGRSTVIEVFVPSEDMSRGVPEAWAVMTAVAAALVAGSVAVADRLGNRMIRSTRRLAVAAAAFGDGELSVRIEPDGPPELIEAGRAFNAMADHVVQLLSAEREMAADLSHRLRTPLAALRLNAEALGPGPVADETREAVDRIEREVDQIIRTVRRPTGRGSCDAAKVLRERVEFWSVLAEDEGRACELIGAAQPAPLPLPGTELAAAVDALLGNVFRHTAEGTGFAVTLHIGKGLTGILVADGGPGIADPDAALRRGSSGGGSTGLGLDIARRAAESTGGHLRIHRSVFGGAQIQMWFRTKYLPPPRRSRRLVRRRHAR
- a CDS encoding HEAT repeat domain-containing protein; amino-acid sequence: MDVTGVAVTYKKQTACPSHFARIVLDFEPADAYTFVNAVPAGAMQYPDSQARFVPVVDETVHERLETVFGAGPPPVRVTLRQALDHPVDSSDASFRAAALHAVREALDRAGHRLDERIRIEETAGALGPPDRVPYLRTLLDEPRHRFQALDLCGDLLAEAPRDAAALLPALARLVDSPDDREALRAVRVLTTAPHDRARELVARAVERPAGQARDRAVLTLAERGDPRAAEPLAELLARDRLPKDVEWPVHAMKAHASVVLPPIRSRVEAAVPGALEPFLFELVCRISRWGATAAPLAPSLRALASGADGWTSRELARALDRIAPPR
- a CDS encoding TetR/AcrR family transcriptional regulator → MSARDQILSATLRLIGEQGIGAVTNRAVAKAAGVSLGSLTYHFPSQDALLREALQTYVDLEIARITARVADLADAGIAPGQAPDQVEKAVTEFARGPEQLANLELHLHAARDPGVRETSTRSVEAYDRLAAAVLTALGLPDAERHAPTVVALLYGLAIRRLATGGTTADGTADAFRLLLFGAVPRESGNGPHGPRAG
- a CDS encoding amidase; the protein is MDLGLAGQANALAEGDVSADELVRASLEAIRRRDDLGAFRVVRDEAALREAAEADGRLRAGERLPLLGVPVAIKDDTDLAGETTPFAVGGEHPVRTEDAEVVRKLRAAGAIVVGKTTTCEVGLWPFSESPEYGVARNPWNPAYTPGGSSGGSAAAVAAGMVAAAVGSDGAGSIRIPAAWTGLVGIKPQRGRVSGFPHTDPFNGITVWGPLARSVEDAALLLDVLTGSRPEDAYRLDPPVRPFAEAARREPGRLRVAVSFRTALGVRGRLDPQIRAGVERLARRLTDLGHKVFPADPDYGPVGLGLIPRGTAGVADWLDSMVDPRPEARTAVEARIGRLVGRRALPLARRMDPHLWRRAGRIFRYADVVLTPTTASTPLRVGAFTGAGYRKTQSGVAAACPYAWTWNVLGWPGVNVPAGLTRDGLPIGAQLLGHDSDEATLISLAAQLEAVEGWTERRAC